taatttttaaattgaaagttcAGTATAATTGAGCAATTGTGTAAATAAAAGGTGTATGGGTCAAATCGACTAAGGGATATTACACTTTTTGTCACACTAGGTAAAATTAATCTGTAAActaattttggctaattttagCACATAATTCTTAGTCGTTATAGATACTCGTCCCTGTTcctttttaaaccaaaatttttattaactattgtACTATTTTACCGGTTCGATACAAAAATACCTTCAAAATATCTGTTCTTTAATTTTCACACTATTGCGCTTATTACTTTTCTGTAAGTTgtggatttattattatttctattattatatatagtgtTGAGTGAGGTCCTTACTAAATCTGCCCAGTGAAGTATAAGgactaataaaaaacaagtccaaatgaagttgagtgacgttatcAATAACCgcactttataagttttagtacTAATACACAGGACTGTACTCGACGGAACTGCAGTCTAAAGTACtaaataaagaccgacacaacattagttatttatacttatattataattgagtgTTAGCTGATTAACGAGtaatttataagcttttaaaaCCCAAATAAGGAGGAAAAAGTAGAAAAgtaacagctgacaaaaaatgcaCGGAAGCTGTTGATATTTGATAGTTGAAAACATGGCATCTAATATACTATCATgtgaaagacaaaaaatttttcatcttgttttgaaataaatatttattgtacaaaagaaatatttatacaatttaaaagtaCTACAGATCTTGGTCGTacaaaactcttttatttttttaacaaaacaaataaaagaataaattggaaatttatttgttgGTAAGTTCAATAACTCCAGAGATGCATGCAACACTTTCACTTCCATCCTTTACGATATTGGCGGAAACAATGATCTTTCCCTTAGCCAAATTGGCGATGGCATTGGGGATATTAGGAAGGGTTAGACTTCCTTCACCTCCAAATGTACCGGGCTTGATAGGGAGAGAGCACTCTTGTCCTTCGGGAACAAAGTCAGGGCACAAGAGTTCTCCGTATTTTTCCAATAGTTCAGCAACCTTGTACTTGCAGGATCCGAGAAAAAATCCCTCAGAAATCTATGAATTATAAATCCATtgtgaaattaaaaatctaatttaaaatggaagaaattaCCTCAATGCAAGGAATGGGAATATTGAAAAGAGCTCCTTTCTTGGCCATTTTCAATTCAACTTCAAGGTCTCCATCAATTTCCTTGAGGACattcaatacaatttttgtactCAATTGTTCTCCAGAAACGATTCTCACGGGATAGGGAGTGAAGTCAGTGACAAGGGTAGCGGCACTGTCTTCAACACAGGTATCCCACGGAGCTCAACTGAGAGAGCAGATGCTCCAGCGATCAAAGACCAAGAACTGCAATGAATTTCATGATGTGGGTATGTATGTTTCTTTGGAAGTTGAAGATATGAAACTACAAGGATTTGCAACAATAAAGAGgcttttatattttctagacCTCATCTTATCACATTTGCTTAAGATAAGATCAATTCAAATCTATGAACTCCTTAgattaaattacttttgtgCAATCCCAATGCCAGAGAGTAGATAGTGTTTTGTCTCATGACTTGTGTATGCTCTCTCTTTTATCAATCTTAGTATGTAAACctttcaaaaacataaatattaaattgaattatatcaataacttttatatttatattttctagacCTCGTATTATCACATTTGCTTAAgataaaatcaattcaaatctATGATGGCTTTATATTAAACTTTGTGTATTCTAGTCATCGAGGACAAAATTATgtgaatatcattttaataaaatcagtttggcgaaaaaaaaggtaaaacttGATAATTAGACAATGAATACTTCTCAACTTGCTATTTTCATACATTTCCTTACTCATTATAgcatatttacattaaaatatccaTTCAGTGTTTTGACAATCAAAACCACCAAATTAAAACAATGGTTTCTACAAATGaaaccattttattaaataataacataagctattttgataacaaataatAAGGAATTCCGCCATATTGAAGTTtctgggaacaagaaaaataacctATAAGtataaaagatttgaaattaaatgctaaaactatattgttatttattactcaaattgaACGAATTTGAAATACCTacgctaaaaatattttatc
The Lepeophtheirus salmonis unplaced genomic scaffold, UVic_Lsal_1.4 unplaced_contig_12866_pilon, whole genome shotgun sequence genome window above contains:
- the LOC121130869 gene encoding uncharacterized protein; its protein translation is MAKKGALFNIPIPCIEISEGFFLGSCKYKVAELLEKYGELLCPDFVPEGQECSLPIKPGTFGGEGSLTLPNIPNAIANLAKGKIIVSANIVKDGSESVACISGVIELTNK